The stretch of DNA aaataaatgaggaacctcaagtgtggctccaacacttcatatcatgtttgtttcaccctcttagggtatttcatcaaacaccttgtgtgcataagaggaaccaaaagcaaacctacacccccttgtgaagcttgtgaagagaagtggcaccaaatggctaagtgagtgtgctgaactggtatatataggggaggagctttagtcgcggttggcctggccaaccgcgactaaaggcctttgcgcacctttagtcgcggttggcctggccaaccgcgactaaagcccctcacgtgcaccagctggccaccgagcgccctgggcccaggcctttggtcgcggttcgtctgccgaaccgcgactaaagacttcattagtcgcggttcctacactttcgcgactaatggggctggacggaagcctctttttctaccagtgccgaTTAACGTCTGAGATCAATTGTTCTGCCTAGCAGACGCCGAGGTCTGCGAACAGCCCTCGCGGTCCACGTCCCCTAATCCCCGCGGCCCCGCCCGCAATACGTGGATCAATTCCATCCGACTCGGTGCCTCGCCGCCAGTCAGAAAGGAAAAATCAGTGCCTCCCGACCCTTCTCTCGCTGGGCACAGCAACCATGGCGATGGATCTGCAGCGTCCGCAGCCGCTCCACCTCGGGTTCCCTGACCCTTCTTCTCTAGGCTGGGCAGAGCAACCATGGTGGCGGATCCGCAGCGTCCATGGCCACTCCACCTCGGGCAGCGCGGATCACGGCCAGCGGCCCGATGGAGGCGGGTACCGGCGCGGTTGCTGTTCTGCCCTGCGCTCCCTCCATGTCTCCTCCTGCGCCTCCGGTGGCCAGACGCTTCTTCGACTCCGGCCTAGGTAAGCCCCTGTGCTCTGCTCTCCCTCATGCGTGCGCCCATACCTGCGGCCGTGTGCTATAGCCATCGAGCTGCGGTGAATCATATGCTGGCCATGTCAAGTTCTAGGATTTTCGTCTCTGCATAGGAATCAATTTTGCAGGCGTGGTTCCTTGCTTTTCTAGGCTGattcagattttttttcttttcgatTCACAAATGTCGGAAGAAGAGGTTAGAGACAAACTGTCCAATCTGTTGTGACTTCATATTCACATCAATCTGAATGTAATGTAGACAAACTTCAGTGGCATATTGAAAATGGTTTACCCTTTTCTTCTTGAAACAGATAAATGTTGGATTAGTTGACCCTGTCATTATCTCATTCCACCCCAACACATGGTATAGCTTTTCTTCTTAGATCATCGTTGATCTTACAAACTGCAGGGGCACCCTCATCGTTAGCGGATTTATATTTCTCAGGTCAGATAGTGTGCAGCCACACATGGTCAACATCCAGTTTCATAAGAATGTACCACTGCAGGTAACCACGACGAGTAAACGATCTTCCGCTGCCTTCCGGTCAATTTTGTTTGGATGATGAGTGATTCCTATCATTGAGTCTTCGATAAACCAAACAGTTACTAGAGTAGTTAATTAGAAGCCTAATCATGTGTAACTATTGTGCATCGAGTCTTCAATAAACTAGAGCAGTTTCTACATGCAAGAAGTATCGAATAGTATTTGTTCTTGTTCCATGGagtagcgagcgagagagagaaagtGAAAAATGTTTGCAGGTTATTATATACAGTGCTTGTTTCTCATAGCGCGCTTTTACCTGTGATTATATATCGTCCATTGATTAGTTTGGTTGAATCTGGGCATGCTTTTATACTTAAAATCGATCTTGATTTCCTCATGCCACCTGTATTTGTATATGTGCAGCGCAGGCGAAGTCGAATGATAAGAACCAGCTAGATGAGGGCATCCATTCGAAACACATATCTAATCTTCTATGTGTGGGATCCTTTTTGTGATCTGAATTGTTGTTGGGGCGAGCTTGTTACTCTCTACATGGATTTCAAGTTGGATGAGAGCTACACACTGAGCAAGATCTCCATCTGGACTGGCGACGGCTTCCACAATCTCAAGGCAATTCCTCTTTTCTGAAGATAGCAGCGAGGTGCCCAGTAAGAACACACACATATCTCTGAATTATAAGTTATGATCTGTGCTCTATGGTGAGAGCACATATCAATTATTTTTGAACAATACTCAGGTTAGTTTGGTATAGTTCTTACATGTATTGCCACCTCAGCTTACCAGGAGCCTAATTTTTGTAGTTGTATACTTATTGTATGTCTGCATATATGTTTGAATTGAACACCTGCTGCTGTTTTTGTGATCCGCGCACTTGCTTGAAATATAATCAACTTAGTTGGTTGTGATCTTGTTCTTCAAGTGAACTGTGGTTTAATCAAATGCATTTGGTATTATCCCATGTCGTCTTCTTAGTACTGTAAAGTGCAAAATGATCATGTCATATGTCTCTACTAATTGCTTAACGCTAAGTCGAATATAATGCATTGTTCTGTGGGTAAGGAACCTTATAAATTGATGCATTGAAATTAATTGTAAGAAAACTTCTTGACAGGAAAACGAGGACTACCAGCATCTTATGGATATTCATCAAATAACAGTACATTAGCCAATGTGTATGTGGTGGTCTAAACCAAATGTTAGGCACAAAATGAGGATTATGTGCACAGTTGGTCCCTCAACTAACACAAGGGAGATTATCTAGGATTTTGCTGAGGATGACATCAATGTGGCTCGGCTAATATGTCACATGGAGACCATGCATCGCACTAGAAAATTATTGAATTGGTGAAAGAGTTGAGACCATGCTTGTAGACTCTTATGGACGAGTCAATTATAAGTCTGGCATGCGCATGCAAGCACATGATTTTGCTCTATCAATAAATAATGTAATCAAACCTTTTTATGCCGACCCTTCTTTCACCATATTCCAGCTTATTTGCTCTGATATAAGCTAGATTTAACATATTCAGGGCCCAGAAATTAGTATTCAAGATTTGCCTCATTGAAAACTGGTCAGGAGTTCACGTTCACAATAAGCAGTGATCCTTTCTACTACTTGAGGGATTGAGCAAAGGTACAAATAGTTTTCTGTCCTAACAAGAAATTATTGAAAAAAGATACCTCTCATTCACGTATTTTCTATAAATGCACATTTATTTATAACAATAGCACCAGGATGAATGTTTGTTACTCATGATATTTTTAATTCATTTGACCTCTTGAATAAAGATTCTTGAAATTTGACTTCTGAAGTTGTGCCACTGCTTATGTTGAACCAGATTATCAACAGTACAGTCAAAGAAGCAAGGTTGAACATGAAAACGAAAAGGTGTGACGACACCCGGGTGCCCCGACACCCGGTTATCCCGTCGGTCCGCAGTGTTCAAGATTCATGCTAGAGAATTCTGCAGTGCAGACGCTTGTACAGTAACCAGGCGATTAGCAGGCTTTCTTTAGGAGACAGATAGCGACAGGAGGAGAGAGGCATGGCAGGAATAGGCTTGAAAAGGTATTGCGGTCCATGGGCTTGTTCATTGAAGTGACAGCACATGCATGCGCTGTTGCGCCCTGCGGCATGAGATGATATTTTATTTCGCACACCCTGCATCACTGCTGTTTCTTTGTCACCATTGTGTGGTTTCTTGGTCCGTCTCTCTCAGTTTAgcgtttgtttttatttttatttcttgaatATGGACCTTTATAATATAACATAGGTATGCGTGGTAGCACTTGTGTTTGGGAAAAAGCATATTCACGGCATTTGTTAATTCTTGGCATACATTTTCTCATCATCACTGACAGGCAGACATGTCATATCATGTACCAATATTTTTAAATAGGTGGGTGCAGGTGCGTAACAGTAGGGCTGTAGTTTATGTGGATTGTGTCGAACAGCCACCGCTTAATTAAGAACCAGACCTACTAGACAAAAGATGTATCGGGTTTTCCTTAGGTTGCATTGCAACACTTCAGTGTCTACTCTTGGTTCTTTTACCATAAAATTTGTAAGGTCCCCTATGTTTGATTTATTGTATAAATCATTTGAGACATGGCCTGCATGCATGATTACTCACTATATTTATGTTCATCTGATATTATGTTCCTGAATCATTTACGAGTTGATGTTAAAAATGCATATTGTTGTGCATCGATTTAATCTTTGTCATGCCTTGTTTTGTTGTTTAGAATTTATAGAATACAAATTTAAACTTTATACTCAGACGAATTTTATGTGTGTATTGGTGGAGATGTGCGTTGCACATGCACTCTTGCTAGTAATAGAAAACATGCGAAAACTGTATTTTTAATATTGTGGACATTAAAACACACAAGTTACAGATTTGTTGTTTGAAAACATAGAAATAATTTGCCTAAACAAACCTCAAATAAGGGAGGGGCTAAAGTTTGTGTGCCAGGTAAATCACACATGCAGAACAGGCCAGTCACAGTTTGCCTAAAATAGCAAGCAAGTCACGTAATTAACACTAGCAAGTCAGAGCCAAATGTCAGGCAAGTCGTACTCATCACTAGCTGCAATGCACTATGTAATGTACTCTTGACTTGCTAGGGGTAGACAAAGAAGCCTTGTGTACATTTGGAGAAAATGTGGGCAATGAAACACACAAGTTATAAAGGTTGGTTTATTTGGAAAACTTAGAAATAATTTGCCTAAACAAATTTCAAGTGTGGCGGAGGGGGTTGTGTGTCAGGAATATCACACACTCAGAAACATGCAAAATCACAGTTTGCCTAAAAACAACAAGCAAGTCATACACTTAACACCGGTAAGTCACATTCAAATGTCAAGAAAGTCCTACTCAAAATGTCAAACAGACCATGTGGGTGCTTGAAAAGGGGAAAAGAAAGAGAGCTTACCTGCAGTTAGTGTTGAGCATGTGACTTGTTTGACATTGGAATGTGACTGGCTGGTGTTGAGTATGTGATTTGCTTGACATTTGAATGTGACATGCATGTTCTGCATGCGTGATTTCCCTGACACACAACCCCCTACCTCCTAGGTCTGTCCCTAATATTTGTATGTGATCTAATGTGTTTAACTTGCTTGTTCTATGTGTCAATTGACTGGTCTAGTAGTGTGGAATTGCCTAACCCCTAGTTTTTAGTCCAAGTGATtatgtgtgtgtttgtgtttgtTAACTTCGATATATGTGTGCGAGGTGCCTGAGAAAAAAGCATATTGATGTTTAAACAAAGGGGAAAAGAGCTTAAACGCAGCTTGCCGTATTCCTCCCCCTGTTTGTTGCTCTTCAATGGTAGTAGATGAATCATGGTCAGGAGATGAATCATGGTCATGAGTGGCCGCAAGTTGTTGTTGCCAATTGCATTTTTTGCTCGTCCCAGCCATTTTCCCCACTAAAAAACATGGATAAAGACATCATCGAAAATGCATATTCAGGTGGCTTGTATGAAATTTCCAGGACACTAACTAAAAAGAATTAGCAAGCTCTTGAAATGTGAAGGAAAATAACACATGAGCAAAGTTCATGTGTTAATTGAGGCAACTACCTATATAGTGTTGGTCAAGTTTTGGCAAAACTCAAAGCCACCAAATTAACAAAACCATTAAAAGCAAATTTTGAACCATACCATGCAACTGAGTAACAAACATTAGGCAAGTTTAGGATTGTTCATTATCTGAAGTGTTCCACCCAGACACAAAAAGGCTCAATCTCCACTCTGGATAAAAAATAGCTACACATTGTTCGGCTCCCTTATTAAGTGTACCAAATGCTTAGTTCAAAATCTCGATCAATGAATTAGTGTGTGTGAGTTTTTTGTACTCTGAGTAAGCAAAGTTTGGACACGTTGGCTAGTAACGAAAGCTACGAGCAACTAGTGCATGTTGTCTACTTCTAGGAAAAGGCCTATCACCATTAAGCCCAAAACCATCACGTCAAACTCGCCATGCCTATCATCCTCACCATATCCACAACATAAACTCACCCCCTCTCCTCCCGCCCGTCGCTTGCTACCCACCTCCGCTAGCGGGCGCATTGTGGGAGTTCAGGCTTTGAAAATTGCCACTACCACATCGCAACTCCCACGAAAACTTGCACTACGGCCACACGACCAAATGGCGACAACTGGGAAAACCATTAGGCAAGTCAAAAGGCAAAAACAAGCAACTACTTATCAATGTTATGCAAGTTTTGTGAAAAAAGAGGGGAACCACACTAGTGCCAAGCTCAAAAAACCGCAGATCTGGCAACTCGTACCACACATCTGGCAACTCACGCCCGTAGATCTGGAAACTCGTAGCCTCTGCCTCACAACTTCCCACCCACACCCCTCTCAAACTTCGCCAAGATAATGTTGACTTTGAGGTAGACGTCGCCATCGACTCTCCCTAGCTATCGTCCTCGGGATCAATAGCTAAGTAGAAACAAAAAGGCTCAAGTTGTGCTTGCGGTGTACGCAAATTTTTTGAGTTAAAACCTATTTATGCAGGCAGCTTATTAGTTTGTTGTCAAAAAAGGAGAAGGGTAAATCAAAAGCAAGTCTTCCTGTAATGTAGGCAATTTGCATATAAGTTCCCTTTTTTGCTGAACAAAGAAGCGAACAACCACCTACTGGGGACGCATCAAAACACATGTTGGAAAGCTCTGGGGTTGTGCGAAGTTTACCTAGGAGTTACTGGTGAAACATTTTTGCTTGCGAATAAACGGGGCCAGAAAGCAACTCCTGTTGTGATGTAGGCAATTTGCATATAAGTTTtaggcaactctcttcatttgctgGAACAACAAAAGCTAACAGCCAGCTACTGGGGAGGCAGAAAAAACTAGTTGGAAATATTGGGGATGTGTAAAGTTTACGTGAAAGTGATTGGCAAAGCTTCTTGCTTGCAGAGGGAAAATAAAACAGCAAGTCATGCTGGGATGTAGGCAAAATGCATATAAGTTTGAGGCGACTCCTCTTTTTTTgctgaaacaaaataaaataaaattggataGCTTTGTGCGAAGCTTACCTGGAAGTGATGTTGAAGCTTCTTGCTTGGGCGTGTGCATAAAACCTCGAAAATGTTGCTTTCACATTGTTTTAGAATTTAGTGAGGCCCTGCAAACAAAACAAACATTTTTTTAGGCAAGAATATCTATGAAAGCATATGTACGAAACTTAGGTGATTTAGGCAACTACTATTTATATGTAGACAACTTATCCTATTGGAAATAGCAAATGTTGTGCAAATTAAATCAATTTGCTGCTAAAAATCCCTTTGGATAACTCGTGCCAGCCTGTGTAGCaactaaatactccctctgtaagaaaatataagagtgtttagatcactaaagtatagtgatataaacgctcttatatttctttatggagggagtatcaAAGCTTGGGCATGTTTTGGGAAAAATAAAACCCATTGCTCTCGAGAGAGGATCTTTGGGCAACTCATGTCAGCATCTCTAGTAACTAACTATCATGCGTTGGGCAAGTTCTTAGACACTTTCAACAGAAATCATCGACGGTTCCAACCCCCGCATCCCTAAGTCGGAAACCACTGTCGCACTGAAAATCATCGATTCACCCCAAAACCCGGGATCCTGCACACCCCTCTTCAACCTCCCTATCCGGCCTCTATTGCATAGAATCGTAGATTTGAGTAGAAAAACACATGCTTAGGGGGTCGATTTCAAGATAGCAATTTTTttatattattaggcaaattactgtAGAAATCATTGACTAGAAGAAGGCATATTTTCCCCCTAGAACTCAATGCACAAAAAGGTTATAGATTGTAGGGCATTATCCTTGTGCTGCAAAGGGACACAAaaccatctcccatagcatgttatGAAAAAATATTGCCCGTTAGTTTTGCCTAAGTGAACACATATTACATAGCACAAGAAATCTCAGGTAGAACAGAGAAACAACAATGGTGGAAAATAGACACCCTCTTCAGAAAAAACGGAccacacacactagtagaaaagggggctttggtccaggccgggtaagcccattagtcccggttcagtccagaactgggATCAATGGGTGGATTTATCCcgattcgtgcggctaaggcattagtctcggttcacctgggccctttagtcccggttcgtgccacgaaccgggactaaagggtgcgatgcccattagtcccggttggtggcaccaaccggtactaaaggttagacctttagtcccggttggtgccaccaaccgggacNNNNNNNNNNNNNNNNNNNNNNNNNNNNNNNNNNNNNNNNNNNNNNNNNNNNNNNNNNNNNNNNNNNNNNNNNNNNNNNNNNNNNNNNNNNNNNNNNNNNNNNNNNNNNNNNNNNNNNNNNNNNNNNNNNNNNNNNNNNNNNNNNNNNNNNNNNNNNNNNNNNNNNNNNNNNNNNNNNNNNNNNNNNNNNNNNNNNNNNNNNNNNNNNNNNNNNNNNNNNNNNNNNNNNNNNNNNNNNNNNNNNNNNNNNNNNNNNNNNNNNNNNNNNNNNNNNNNNNNNNNNNNNNNNNNNNNNNNNNNNNNNNNNNNNNNNNNNNNNNNNNNNNNNNNNNNNNNNNNNNNNNNNNNNNNNNNNNNNNNNNNNNNNNNNNNNNNNNNNNNNNNNNNNNNNNNNNNNNNNNNNNNNNNNNNNNNNNNNNNNNNNNNNNNNNNNNNNNNNNNNNNNNNNNNNNNNNNNNNNNNNNNNNNNNNNNNNNNNNNNNNNNNNNNNNNNNNNNNNNNNNNNNNNNNNNNNNNNNNNNNNNNttataaaaaacaaaagaaaatgatggaaatgtcaaaaaaataaaataagtttcccatatgatatgtggtctagttgttgggaaaatttacaaatatgaatttcgactttatttacaaaatctctctggaatttgtagaatgggcataacttttgcatacgaattcagattaaaaagtttttatatgaaaaatcatctactcaaaaagttacatccgatggagactgcctacggcctgtttgcaaatttgtagaatcctcaaattccaaaaggaaaaaagttatgctcaaatttcagttttttttaaattttcattaaatctggtcaaactatggtcaaactacttattcaagaagtattagtgttactaaataattattcaagaatattagtgttattaaataattattttagtttttttgaattttggtcaaatctggtcaaactatggtcaaacaatggtcaaactacttattcaagaaatattagtgttactaattttttgtttgttttttagaacaatagtttcaaactcaaacagtgaaatgtgtgacttcatgctcaagctaaactcctgagggttaataggattgacatcttactattgtcaggaaaacaacgagtgcagacttggaaacgagggagaatagaacccggaagttaagcgtgctcaggatgGGGGAGTggtaggatgggtgaccgtccgggaagtactAGTGAAAATCCGTTGCTTCTTCATCGGCAAACTGCATGTTGTGCAACCTCTGCCTACACTTTCCTTTCCTGCTGCATCGGC from Triticum dicoccoides isolate Atlit2015 ecotype Zavitan chromosome 6A, WEW_v2.0, whole genome shotgun sequence encodes:
- the LOC119314293 gene encoding anaphase-promoting complex subunit 10-like; translated protein: MAMDLQRPQPLHLGFPDPSSLGWAEQPWWRIRSVHGHSTSGSADHGQRPDGGGYRRGCCSALRSLHVSSCASGGQTLLRLRPRGTLIVSGFIFLRSDSVQPHMVNIQFHKNVPLQLVTLYMDFKLDESYTLSKISIWTGDGFHNLKAIPLF